A portion of the Candidatus Pristimantibacillus lignocellulolyticus genome contains these proteins:
- a CDS encoding glycerol-3-phosphate dehydrogenase/oxidase, protein MAAQKLDMLVIGGGITGAGIALDAANRGLSLGLIEMQDFAGGTSSRSTKLVHGGLRYLKNFEIAVVAEVGKEREIVYENGPHVTTPEWMLLPLYVGGSMGKFTTSIGLRLYDFLAGVKKTERRKMLNVEQTLAKEPLLKSAGMKGGGYYVEYRTDDARLTIEVMKKARELGAIAVNYTRAESLIYDDQKKVIGVSVRDLLSDKIYEIYASKVINATGPWVDELRELDGSKQGKTLRLTKGVHLVFDGLRFPLRQAVYFDTADGRMAFAIPREGKTYLGTTDTNYTSDTSNPITTDNDRNYLLAIANEIFPTLKLTNQDVESSWAGLRPLIQQEGKSPSEISRRDEIFVSDSGLISIAGGKLTGYRKMAEDVVNKTVELMKQEGIMKLSDAPSTRHIPISGGDFGGSSKMEAYIQAQAAIGVKQGLSQENATLLARRFGTNVPIVYDLAKEAVGWGKLFGLTELPAIMLQYAMRYEMAAKPVDYFIRRTGDMFFQIDSVLTWREPVLQAMKSELGWTEEQFNQYTAELDRKIDEAKNSHQE, encoded by the coding sequence ATGGCAGCTCAAAAGCTAGATATGCTTGTTATAGGTGGCGGCATTACAGGAGCGGGAATTGCACTGGATGCTGCAAATCGTGGGTTAAGCTTAGGTCTGATCGAGATGCAGGACTTTGCAGGAGGGACATCGAGTCGTTCTACGAAGTTAGTTCATGGCGGTTTACGTTATTTGAAAAATTTTGAAATTGCGGTTGTCGCGGAAGTAGGTAAAGAGCGTGAGATCGTATATGAGAATGGACCTCATGTAACAACGCCGGAATGGATGTTATTACCTTTATATGTTGGTGGATCAATGGGGAAATTCACGACATCGATAGGTTTAAGATTGTATGATTTTCTAGCAGGTGTGAAGAAAACGGAGCGTCGTAAAATGCTTAATGTCGAGCAAACATTAGCAAAAGAACCTCTTTTGAAAAGCGCAGGCATGAAGGGTGGCGGTTATTATGTTGAATACCGTACCGATGATGCGCGTCTAACGATTGAAGTTATGAAAAAAGCAAGAGAGCTTGGAGCGATAGCAGTTAACTATACAAGAGCAGAAAGTCTAATATATGATGATCAGAAAAAAGTAATTGGTGTTTCGGTTCGAGACTTGCTATCAGATAAAATCTATGAGATATATGCTAGTAAAGTCATTAATGCAACAGGTCCTTGGGTGGATGAGCTGCGTGAACTTGATGGTTCGAAGCAAGGAAAAACTTTACGATTAACTAAAGGTGTCCATCTCGTATTTGATGGATTGAGATTTCCGCTAAGACAGGCAGTATATTTTGATACTGCGGATGGTCGTATGGCATTCGCAATTCCGCGTGAAGGCAAAACTTATCTTGGTACAACAGACACGAATTATACGAGTGATACATCGAACCCTATAACAACGGATAACGATCGAAACTATTTGTTAGCGATAGCTAATGAAATTTTTCCAACATTGAAGTTAACGAATCAAGATGTAGAGTCTAGCTGGGCAGGATTAAGACCATTAATTCAGCAAGAAGGTAAGTCCCCATCTGAAATTTCACGTCGTGATGAAATATTCGTATCAGATTCAGGCTTAATCTCCATTGCAGGCGGTAAATTAACGGGTTATCGTAAAATGGCAGAAGATGTTGTGAATAAGACAGTAGAACTAATGAAACAAGAGGGAATAATGAAATTATCGGATGCTCCTTCTACTCGCCATATTCCGATATCCGGTGGAGATTTTGGTGGTTCATCTAAAATGGAAGCTTATATTCAAGCTCAAGCTGCTATTGGAGTGAAACAAGGGTTATCGCAGGAAAACGCAACATTACTCGCTAGACGCTTTGGTACTAACGTGCCAATAGTGTATGATTTGGCTAAGGAAGCAGTAGGCTGGGGGAAATTGTTTGGACTTACAGAACTTCCTGCCATTATGTTGCAATATGCGATGAGATATGAAATGGCAGCCAAACCAGTAGATTACTTTATCCGTAGAACGGGTGATATGTTCTTTCAAATTGATAGTGTTCTTACATGGCGTGAACCCGTATTACAAGCAATGAAAAGTGAACTTGGCTGGACAGAAGAGCAATTTAACCAGTATACAGCTGAACTGGATCGCAAGATTGATGAGGCTAAAAACTCGCATCAGGAATAG
- the glpK gene encoding glycerol kinase GlpK: MTKYIMSIDQGTTSTRALLIDKQGTIVAIEQEALPLIYPHPGHVEVNATFIWESTLNVMRKVVEKSNITAEQIEAIGITNQRETTVIWDKVTGKPIYNGLVWQSRQTANICEQLKADGYENDFRQKTGLVIDPYFSGTKVKWILDHVNSARELAEQGRLLFGTIDSWLIWNMTNGKVHISDVSNASRTLMFNIHSRSWDEHLLHLLNVPASMLPEVKASSEVYGYLDEHLLGHSIPIAGVAGDQQAALFGQSAFSIGNTKNTYGTGCFMLMNTGETPISSEHGLLTTIAWEVDGKLEYALEGSVFIAGAAIQWLRDGLQIIEHASQTEEMALSVTSSEGVYVVPAFVGLGTPYWNSDVRGSIFGLTRGTSKEHIVRAVLESLAYQSRELLAVMEKDSGYKITSMAVDGGSIHNNFLMQFQSDILGVAIERPLISESTALGAAFLAGLAVGFWSGKEEIAAIHKVERVFFPHMDEAEREKLFAGWLRAVKAAMAFCE; the protein is encoded by the coding sequence ATGACGAAATATATCATGTCAATTGATCAAGGGACAACAAGTACTCGTGCATTACTGATTGATAAGCAAGGTACAATTGTTGCTATAGAGCAGGAAGCACTTCCACTTATCTATCCACATCCAGGTCATGTCGAAGTAAATGCCACGTTTATATGGGAATCAACCCTTAATGTAATGCGAAAAGTAGTAGAAAAATCGAATATTACTGCGGAGCAGATTGAAGCGATTGGGATTACTAATCAACGGGAAACAACGGTAATTTGGGATAAAGTAACAGGTAAGCCGATTTATAACGGATTAGTATGGCAGTCTCGTCAAACAGCTAATATATGTGAGCAACTTAAAGCAGACGGGTACGAGAATGATTTCCGTCAGAAAACAGGTCTTGTTATTGACCCTTACTTCTCAGGTACAAAAGTTAAATGGATACTCGATCATGTTAATAGTGCTCGTGAACTTGCGGAGCAAGGGAGATTACTATTTGGTACAATCGATTCATGGTTAATTTGGAATATGACCAATGGCAAAGTGCATATTTCGGATGTGTCGAATGCTTCACGGACGTTAATGTTCAATATTCACAGCCGTTCTTGGGACGAACATCTACTTCACTTATTGAATGTGCCTGCAAGTATGCTTCCGGAAGTTAAGGCATCTTCAGAAGTGTATGGATATCTGGATGAACATCTGCTTGGACATTCTATTCCTATCGCAGGTGTAGCAGGAGATCAACAAGCTGCTCTATTTGGACAGAGCGCATTTAGTATTGGAAATACGAAAAATACATATGGTACCGGATGCTTCATGTTGATGAATACGGGAGAAACGCCGATCTCATCGGAACATGGCTTGCTAACGACGATAGCTTGGGAAGTAGATGGTAAGTTAGAGTATGCACTGGAAGGCAGTGTGTTTATAGCGGGAGCAGCTATTCAATGGTTACGTGATGGATTACAAATTATAGAACATGCCTCGCAGACAGAGGAAATGGCTTTAAGCGTCACTTCTTCCGAAGGGGTATATGTCGTTCCTGCATTTGTTGGGCTTGGAACACCATACTGGAATAGTGATGTGCGCGGCTCGATATTTGGGTTAACACGTGGTACAAGTAAAGAGCATATTGTAAGAGCAGTACTTGAATCTTTAGCATATCAATCACGCGAACTACTTGCTGTCATGGAGAAAGATTCTGGATACAAAATAACTAGTATGGCTGTTGATGGTGGGTCTATTCATAATAACTTCCTGATGCAATTCCAAAGTGATATTCTAGGTGTTGCTATAGAACGTCCACTTATTAGTGAATCGACTGCACTTGGCGCAGCGTTCCTTGCTGGCTTAGCTGTTGGTTTCTGGAGTGGTAAAGAAGAGATAGCCGCTATTCATAAAGTAGAAAGAGTATTTTTCCCACATATGGATGAGGCGGAGCGAGAGAAATTATTCGCTGGCTGGTTACGTGCGGTAAAGGCTGCAATGGCATTTTGTGAATAA
- a CDS encoding glycerol-3-phosphate responsive antiterminator: MELNQSVLPAVHKLKDVEEVLTSSNTYMVLLGGHIGQLQSTVELIKHHGKEIFLHADLIDGLKNDEYAADFLCQSIRPTGIISTRANVVMRVKQRGLIAIQRMFLLDSDALERGYRLLEKTKPDFIEVLPGIMPEIISEVKQHTGISVIAGGLIRTTEHVNEAIQAGATAITTSRKELWMR; the protein is encoded by the coding sequence CTGGAACTCAATCAATCTGTATTACCGGCCGTCCACAAACTGAAAGACGTAGAAGAGGTTCTTACATCCTCCAATACATATATGGTGCTATTAGGTGGGCATATTGGTCAACTACAAAGTACAGTAGAACTAATCAAGCATCATGGTAAAGAAATATTTCTTCATGCTGATCTCATTGATGGATTAAAAAATGATGAGTACGCTGCTGATTTTTTATGCCAAAGTATCCGGCCGACTGGTATTATTTCTACAAGAGCAAACGTAGTAATGAGAGTGAAGCAAAGGGGCTTAATCGCAATTCAACGGATGTTTCTACTTGATTCGGATGCGCTAGAAAGAGGGTATAGGCTGCTTGAGAAAACAAAACCAGACTTTATCGAAGTACTTCCAGGTATTATGCCTGAAATTATTAGTGAAGTGAAGCAACATACAGGAATATCGGTTATAGCGGGCGGTCTTATCCGCACAACAGAACATGTTAATGAAGCTATACAAGCAGGTGCAACTGCGATAACGACGTCAAGAAAAGAGCTTTGGATGAGATGA